The Medicago truncatula cultivar Jemalong A17 chromosome 7, MtrunA17r5.0-ANR, whole genome shotgun sequence genome includes the window agtggggtgttcggggttcgaaccccggtcctgcatataataatgcatcgtcctaccaactgagctattcTCACGAGACAATTTTGCAGATTTTAAAGGAGAGAAAAggtaattataaattgtttaagaaatttataattatgggaaataaaaattcataattaatcttTCATTAGTcgaaaaaatctatttttttgcGTAAATCTATATTTTGACGTCCTAAACATGTTGGATAAAATCATTAAATAATTCAACATATAGGGTAAAAATTAAGAAGAATATTAAATTACAAGgttataatatatgtttttttttattttacaggaTCATTTTTTCAAACATATTGTATATTACAGgatcaatttgaacaattaaccctaaaatataatacattttattaagactttcaaaatttcaaagtttataaatttttaactttttgttaaaaaataaaataaaataaacttggTTCAACTGAAGAAATAAAACTTCAGTTTAATTGCTACTCAATGTTAAACTTTGAAATTAAACTTCAGTTTAACGTGAATTATACAATTTGAACACAAGTTTTTTGACGGTGGTCAGCTTTTCAACCTTCATTCTACACGTTTCTTTACAAGTTTTACACGATTTTTTGACTACATTTATTGTAGTTATAACCTATGTTATCATTCCAacctataaatacccctccaAACTTTCTCATTTCCTCACACCATCTCTCATTCTCACTCTCTTCCATtattcttttccttcttttccttctcttttttgtctttattttggtgtaaaaaGAGGTCAATCGAGGGGTAAAAATAGGTCAATCGAGGGGTAAGAATAGGTCGATCGACCTGGGGTAAAAAGAAGTCAACCGttggggtaaaactaaatctgcTTCTTTTTATCCCTAAAactttttaccgtgggtaaaaagaaTCTTCTTGGGGTATAAAAAGAACCTGATTTAGACTTACCTCAAGGGTTGATGTCTTCTTTTTACCACACAAAGATCAATCTCTTTTTACCCCATGATTGATCTGTTTTTACCCCAAGGTTGGTCTCTTTTTACACCAAAGaagtatatttaatatattcgaataaaatgtattaattattgtgattgtatcaatcatattaataaaatgagatgtttTAGGTATTATTTTTGTCATCACATCTTCGTCGTTTGTTAATTCCACCTAACTGAATAGTATTCTCTCAGTGTCGAACgatggacgtttataccgaacttattccaccctccttgtgtctacagggttgactccttggttgaattcatcAAGTTGATCCTTGAGACCTCGTAACGTGACACCAAGGTACCGAATCTTCATCCTCCGAGGTTCTCCACCGTTGAATTGTGCTTGAACGTTGAACATATCAATCATTGCTTCAATTCTAcacaataataaattaaaaacaatcaatgaaaatctcattcaaacatttaagCAAACACTTgaagtgcaaattatacatataccctaaaactcataactacaacataaacatgaaaACATCTAAGCAATTAAGcaatataagtcatttacatgtaacattgtatcatttcttgcaaaaaaaatcaaaatataaacaaaccttaaatctaacaaaaattctctaaaactcaaaactacaacataaacatgaaaACATCTAAACATTTAAGCAACACAAGTCATTTTCATGTAAACATTGTATGATTTCTtgccaaaaaaaccaaaatttaaacaaaccctaaatctaaaaaattctaatttaagagaaaaaaaatctaagatataaacataaaaggttaatggtgtttgattatgaaaacttacttgttattggagtgttgtttgatttgaacttgaagaaattttggatttgggtgatttgagagagatttttgagattttagatgagAAATGAGGAAACGAGGTTATGTCTGTCTTTAAAACAACAGacagcgtgagttaagtcacgttgcgtgacttaactcactcAGCGTGATTTAAGTTGCACATATATTAACACTTGTGTTAGTTAAGTAACACAAGTGTATTTTTGGTATTTCAGTTGGGCGCGAGCAAAGTGTGTTGGGAGAAGAACATAATTgcataagaaaatgaaattaataaaccaaaagaagaagaaaaaaattaaattggtcGGGCTGATTCATTAGTCTGCATAACTTATATTTGTTGGGTTGGGCTGATTTCCCCCAATAACAAAGAGAAGGAAATTGTTCATCTCACTTCTCTTAAATTgctctttttcttcaattgtcGTTGGTCCAATGATAGTTAACTGTCCTTCCGCTTTTCACCAACAATTGATTGACTTTGGATACTATTAAACCACTCTAAAAATTGTCCAATGACACTAAACTACCGTTTGAAAGTcgaacgacagttaactgccaatGTGGTATGTTTTTGAGCCAGAAATGAGATGAGAAATTTCTCAAACATAAGGTTTGTTCTAACCGTTTATTTAGTTGGACCCGTTAGATCATAGCATATCGGTCCAACATAGTTGAATCAATAATATGAGATTCAgaggcggagcccttcatgggctaGGGTGGGCCACGACCCACccgaaaaattaaaaaaactaacgaCCATATGTCTATTTTACAAgattttatgtcattttgtgttgattttatGTTTCGGCTGATCCAAATTCTTACAAAGTGGTATAGTGGCCCatgcaaaaaatttaaacaattcGATTGTAGGTCTATTTTACgaaactttaaacaatttttcaatggtTTTAGTTTTCAACAGTTTCAAAAGTGACATACGTGATTTTTGTGATGCTTATACTTGACATATTAGCATATATATACTTATAAATTATAAGATGTTAGTAGTCCACCcaacttttttttcttgctcCGCCACCGATGAGATTTGAAATCCAAGACATTCAGCTTTGACGGTAGCTTTAAAGactaaaaaattgaacaaaataacATCTCACTTGAGTAGCCCTCTTATCAAAATGTAAGTTTTAACATGTGACAATGTATAAATACATGAACTCATCATCACTCATGGTGGAACCACCTAGAGGCCAACACACTTATGAAGTCAAAACTTCAACCACAcacaatttcaattcaattcaatatctAAGGTAAAGGATTGCATCAACAGACAGAGATGTCCATGATTCTTGTGAAGATTAAAGTAGGTTGCCACTTAACATGGGTCCTTCTCATGCCATTATTAAAGCCAGAGGTGGGCACaagtgaaaaagaaatttgatctttttttctttctttttttctttctttttttcttcactttttatGAACCATATATTAGAAACttaataaagagaaaataaaaggttGGTCATAGTTGCACCTCAATGAATCATATCCTGACACTTCCATTGTGCAACAGTGCACACTTTACCATATTTAATTAACTACTATATACTATGATAATTCCCATAATTCATAGTTACATTTATATTATTCCAATATTTTACTAAATGTATTTTCCCAAGTTGGAACAGTATTTGCATGATCCTTTTAACATTTCGAGATTATTTGGCATTTTGTTAATTATAAAACATTTTGTAGTAACATATGCTGGTAGGTTCATGGATCACGGGTTAGACAGTGGCACAATTTACCATGAAACTGTTTGcagcaagaaaaaaaatgattttttttttatgggaaaaaataaatgaattgagAATCTGTACCCTAaataatatacaaaaattgCCGACTCTCTGTACGATTGGTTTCATTGATGTCTATCAGGCATTACAGTACATTATTGTCTCAAGAAAAATATACATCAcattattgaaaattaaattcaactGTATACACATTATATTGATGAATAACAATCAAATAACATTGATTTCGAACcgcaaaataaaaaagtataatgTTTATGATTTAGATAGCGTTGACGTATGTACTTATAAATTAGCTACTACGAGCTGAACCAACCTTGTTTggcttaaaataaaatatttgttacaatcaaaacataaatatttataattatttttaatataattacaagtatttaatattttttctttttgacaaatttaCAAGTATTTGATAGAATATATATTGAGTGATGCTATTTATCAATGTTTTTAAGATATTTCTTTTTGAGTAGATCCCAAAATTTCCTAACTATAACCAACTTAATTTTATCAACCACTTCACCTATTTTTAACTATTAAAATATGGAGATCTATTAAGTATAtgtaaattataatataatttacaaTCAGCACTAATAACTAAACATTAGTATCAATTTTCATGTTCAAGTCATAGATAAATTAGGAATATTTCTGATGTGATAAAACCTCAGGAGATGCTAGAAAGTGCTATTGCAATGCCTGGAATAGCTAAAAAACAATTAGGCTAGCTAGCAAGAACAAAGATGTTGTCCTAACTCTTAATGTCAGTGAAAAGGACAAATTCAACCTCAATTCAATCCCAAAACTTATTCATTCtaaattacacttttttttttaccctaaattcaaaaatattaaacaaatataaaaatacaaatcaaacaaacaagatAATCAACAAATAAACCAATAATAaacctcccaaaaaaaattccaaaaactaaaaaccatgttaacaaattaaaatcctAACAAGAATTATGAAAATGAGACACATATATATGAATTAATCATATTAATATAACATATGATTTTTACtatttaaaactaattaatgagCCATAGCAACCTGATTTTGAGATTGAGAGTAATTAATACTTCTTTGATTTGGCATAGCAAGCATAACAGTATGATCCAAGAAATCTTTAAGCTCAACAACAGATTGAAGAATAGTCTTCAAATCTTCAGCACAAAGAAAACCAAAGCTTCCAATTTCTCTAACAGCATAGACATAAAAAGTTAAACAACCTTTCCTGAATTTGAACCTAGCCATTTCAAAACCACAAAGACCCTTTATGAGTTTCTTGTTCACATCACCAAGAGCTATTTCATGTGGCCAAATTCTATCAACAGAACATTTCATAGCTTCTGtttcaaacacaaacacaagaaCTTTTGATTTCTTTGATCCAAGCCCTAGGGTTAGTGTATGCCATGCTTGATGTGCTAAGATTGTGAAATTTGTTGGCAAGAATGCTGTTGTTGAAGGGAATGGAAGTTTTTTGTTATCTTTTGGTTTTGTTGTTGGTGGGAAAGAAAGAACTTTGAGAAGTTCAAGAGGTTTTGCTTTTCTTATTGGAAATGATTTTACTATGAATTGGCCACCAAATCTTATACCTTTTACTTCTGAGGTTGGTTTGAAGGAGAAATCTGaggtttgttttgttgtttgagAATTAGGATGTTGgtgtttttgtttcttgttattgttcttgttcttctctttttcTCCCATGGCTAtaattgagagagaaaattggtttttgtttgatataattgatttatattataaatgTCAATGGTATGGTGTGTAATATTTACTACTAGTACTATAGACTTAGTAGGTTTTTAATTTCTTGGTGAGTTTCTTTTTCATGACAGAGTAGATTGTATAGTGAAAAAGGGGGAAAGATACATAGCATAAGTTTCAACCATTTGTTTAATCAAGAAAACAGGACTATAACTAAtcttttatgaatataaatagTGATATAGATATACGGATCaactaatcaaattaaaatagagaaatgataaacAAATACACATACTACAatcgtataatttttttatgttagatttttttggAGAATTACTCTGCTTTTCGAGCTTAAAAACACCGCATGCCACCCTTGCATGCTCCTACCTCTGTCTAAGACCGGGTGAAAAGGACGACCGTCTTAGGCTTCAAAATATAAGTATGAAATTTGAaccttaacaaaaaaattgaggtTCATTGgaccttaaaaaaattacttaaattcTAATGGGAGATTAGATGTTAGTAGAAAGTTTAGTTCTTTGTCGACCAATTTTGGCTCAGGGACAAAAGGAAAGGTAGATAAAATAGAGAAACACtctaatattctcaaagaaaagTTATATTACTTGAATGATTCAATGCTTGATTCTTTAAATGTGCCTAAACACTTAGTGGTGAGccttatttatactactctAGGAAGGCTCTACATTACAAATTAGAAATATCTAGAAACATTTAATGCTACTACTTAATTACAAGAACTATCTAGAGATTCTAATATCTAGTTCATGTGCCTAGAAAGTTCTAGAGATGCTAAGATGATCCTAATCACTATGACATTATTTTGTAATATTCTTGAAAGTTCTTCGACATCTTAAAAGTTCCATAATGTTCTATATTATTCTCCATAATTCTCTATCATTCTCCACAGGTTGGAAGAGACTCGTCCTCGAGTCAAGATTTCCTTGTTCATCCTCGAGTCAAGATTTCATAATACTTTTGCTACGGAAGTCAAAGTATTCGAAGGACAAAATCAGTTCCAACATTTTCCCAAGGTGGCTTAGGAACTGGACGAAGTAGACATAACTTTGTCTTATCTTTAAATGGTTCCTTTGCGAGTGAAAGTCCAAGTAGCTTAAATTCCGCTTTTCCATCATTGAGTGGTAGAGGTGCCAACTTGATCACATCTTTCACGAAAGTGCATGTATTGAAATAATCATCGTATAATGCACAACGATCATATTGACATGGCCTCCAAGTATCCATAGAAATAACATCACACCAtaaattttctttataattattGCCAATGGAAAATGAGATAATAGAGTGTTGAGATACTTTTACCTCATTATCCTTGTTGAGCCATTGAAGCTTGTAAGGGTGTAGGCGCTCCTTTGTTGgtagatttaatttttctacCATATAATTGGATACAACATTTTCACAACTTCCACCGTTGACAATGATATCACAGACCTTACCTTGTGAGGTGTTAGAAGTGTGGAAGATATTATGTTTTAGACATGATTCTTCTTTATCTGTTGTTGTTTGTAAGCTTCTTCTAGCTACAAGTGATTTACCAGAATCAAAAGGAACACATTCTCCGTCATACAGTGGTTCGTTCTCCTCTTTTTCAAACACTTCATGAATATCATCAGGATCATGTTCAACATCATTCATTGGATCGTTGTTTCCTTCTTCTTTAAACACTTCACAAATGTCAGTACCAACATATTCTTCATCATATATTGGTTCTCCCATCGTCTCTGCTTCAAATGATTCATAGACgtcttctctttcttcttcaaaaatagTGTTTATCCCCTCATTGACGATGGTGAATACTTTACGATTCACACAATCTAAGGCTATGTGTCCATACCCTTGACACTTGAAACATTTAGGTATCTTGGTATTTATCTCTGTGATTGTTTTATGACGGGgtttaaatgtgaaaatagGTTGATGGATTAGTGGTTTATGAgagtcaatttgattttttgtgtaGGGAATAGGTTGGTATGAAGGTGttttggataattgtagttgtgTAAAATTCTCTTGATAATAACGAGGAGGTAAATACTTACAGGTTAGTTTGTGGCACATTTTCTCCCACGTCTTGATCTTGCTTTTTCCTTCACACTTACGTCTCCTTTTAACATTTTTCCACCAAATTAAAGCATGTTTCTTTAGCTTTACTATAACAATCTTTACCTTGTGCTCCTCTGGTATCTCCTTGTACTCAAATACGCGTTCAATAGCCTGGAGCCAATCAACAAACTCATCTGGTTGCAGTTCTCCTTCGAAATCTGGAATGTCGACCTTGATATGCTTCATCCGAGGTTGACATTGGTGTAAGCGACTGCTTCTAGATGATGAAGAGTCTCTACCAAagccatcatcatcaaatcttcTTTGGTTTTCTTCCAATAAGGCTTGTTGGACTTTGACAGTCTCCTATAGTAGTTGAATTTGTCGCCTCATTTCTTCCATCTCAATTTCATGAAAAGATCTTTCGTTTTGTCTTCTAGGTGGCATTTTGACAATGGTGGTcaatgatcttttttttttttttgggtgaagaTTGTGGCCGTGCgtggttgttttgtttgtggtgTTAGCTTCGCGAACAAATGGCCGCAAAGTGAAGTTTTGAGAAAGCAACTCCTTACTCTCACTTGAAAACTCACTTTCCATTGATTTCTTCGCTCAAACAAAATGACGGTGTTAGTTTCGCGATCAAAATGGCCGCAAAGTGAAGTTTCACAAAGGCAACTCCTTGCTCACTTGAAAACTCACTTTCCGTTGATTTTTTCGCTCAAACTCAACTCCGAGGTATTGTAACCAGCTCTGATGCCAAATCTGGCTCAGGGACAAAAGAGAAggtagagaaaatagagaaactctctaatattctcaaagaaaagATTATATTATTTGAATGCTTCAATGCTTGATGATTCTTGAGTATGCCAAAACACTAGGTGGTGAGccttatttatactactctAGGAAGGCTCTCCTTTACAAACTAGAAATATctagaaacaaagaaaagtcTAGAGATATGGATACTCTAGTACATAAGCCTAGAAGGATCTAGAAAAGTTAAGACCCTAGTGCTTATTTAGTAGTGTCTAGTAGCTTCCTTATTATTCCCTAGTATTCTAGAGACTTCTATATTATTCTTTAGTGTTCTAGAGACTTCCATATTATTCTTCATCAAATTTATTGTGATGTTATAAAGAGAGTTCAATTTTCTAACCTTCTATCACCCTAAACTCTTACGCCAAAAtcgttttgaaaatttaattcaaattgtAAGTTCGTCATAGATCATCAAAATCTCAGAAACGGTCTTGCATCTTCCACGTAAAGTTTCTTATACCAATTATAATGCATAATGAATATGAGTAAAGTTTATTCACAATTCTGTAAATTTGTTACACATCACTTTCCAAGTGTTTTGCAGTTTCACGAGGGCCAAGAGTGAGTAAACAATATTCAATATTGTATTGAATAAAATGtggatattaattaatttataaatgagGGGATTCGTGAAAAGGACGGAGTAAGAAATGAAGTATAAGAGGGCCAAACATAGAAGAGAAATTtagtgaagaaaaaataatttttttcatgtacaacttatataaaaaaaaattatcagatATATCTAAAGTTAATATATTGTCAAACAAATATAAGaagaattaatattttcttctaATAAATTAATCTTTATGTTTATTAAATTTTGCTTAGTTAGAAGACTTTAGTGGGGCGTTCTGAGTTATGATCCTCTTCATTTATGactttatcaatttttttcattactagaccaaaaaaaaacactcacACTCccacaaaattttgaaaaaaataaaaaataattaatgatggtggacCCATTTAGTGATAGGACctatattccattttttatgGCGGAGCACTTGAGGGACATAACATTAGTC containing:
- the LOC11441865 gene encoding uncharacterized protein; the protein is MGEKEKNKNNNKKQKHQHPNSQTTKQTSDFSFKPTSEVKGIRFGGQFIVKSFPIRKAKPLELLKVLSFPPTTKPKDNKKLPFPSTTAFLPTNFTILAHQAWHTLTLGLGSKKSKVLVFVFETEAMKCSVDRIWPHEIALGDVNKKLIKGLCGFEMARFKFRKGCLTFYVYAVREIGSFGFLCAEDLKTILQSVVELKDFLDHTVMLAMPNQRSINYSQSQNQVAMAH